One Chitinophaga varians DNA window includes the following coding sequences:
- a CDS encoding iron chaperone, whose amino-acid sequence MMATKFKTTDEYLATVPETSLQKAREIREIIRKAVPKATEVISYNIPAFKLNKVLVWFAAYKSHVGFYPGGTAINVFQDDLTGYKTSKGAIQFPLDEPLPVSLINKIIKYRIKDLAE is encoded by the coding sequence ATGATGGCTACAAAATTCAAAACCACCGATGAATACCTGGCCACTGTGCCGGAAACAAGCCTGCAAAAGGCGCGTGAAATCCGTGAGATCATCCGCAAAGCAGTACCTAAAGCTACAGAGGTGATCAGCTACAATATCCCGGCATTTAAGCTCAATAAGGTGCTGGTATGGTTCGCCGCTTATAAAAGCCATGTGGGCTTTTATCCCGGAGGCACTGCTATCAACGTTTTCCAGGACGATCTTACCGGCTATAAGACCTCCAAAGGCGCTATTCAGTTTCCGTTGGACGAGCCGCTGCCGGTATCGCTGATCAACAAGATCATAAAGTACCGGATAAAAGACCTGGCGGAGTAA
- a CDS encoding LacI family DNA-binding transcriptional regulator, whose amino-acid sequence MRRHYATIKDIARALNISVSTVSRALRDTYDVNAETRQLVLDKAAELHYRPNFNATGLVKNSSHNLAVLLPGITNYYFSTVFTGIQEVAYRHGYNLILHVTNDDAERELNIIRSLSFSSLDGMLVSVSSQADACSHFQEIIDDGVPVVFFDRVAEHVSTSKVMQDDYNGAFEATEHLIAKGYRRIAHIAGPQGLTFTGNRQRGYLDALRKHKLPVQDSWIIHSGFSQDSGYQDFQQLWQLRSKPDAIFAVNDRKAVGAMLAMKEKNILPGKEVGVIGFTNDPVSAIISPSLSTIAEPAFEIGRVSCQLLLNHIRKKNFIAEEVVLPGKLIERESTQRVR is encoded by the coding sequence ATGCGCCGACACTATGCTACGATAAAAGATATTGCCCGGGCGTTGAACATCTCCGTATCAACCGTTTCCAGGGCCTTGCGGGACACTTATGATGTGAATGCAGAGACCCGGCAGCTGGTACTGGACAAGGCGGCAGAACTGCATTACCGGCCTAATTTCAATGCCACCGGCCTGGTAAAAAACAGTTCCCATAACCTGGCGGTGCTGTTGCCAGGCATTACCAACTACTACTTCTCCACGGTATTTACCGGTATACAGGAAGTGGCCTATCGCCACGGTTATAACCTCATCCTGCATGTCACCAACGACGATGCGGAACGCGAGCTGAATATTATCCGCAGCCTGTCTTTCAGCAGCCTCGACGGTATGCTGGTGTCTGTATCATCGCAGGCCGACGCCTGCAGCCATTTCCAGGAAATCATCGACGACGGCGTGCCCGTCGTGTTCTTTGATCGTGTAGCCGAACATGTTAGTACCAGTAAGGTGATGCAGGACGATTACAATGGCGCCTTTGAAGCAACGGAGCACCTGATCGCCAAAGGGTACCGCCGCATTGCACATATTGCCGGCCCGCAGGGACTTACCTTCACCGGCAACCGGCAACGGGGCTACCTGGACGCGTTGCGCAAACATAAACTGCCGGTACAGGATTCCTGGATCATCCACTCCGGCTTCTCGCAGGACAGCGGGTACCAGGACTTCCAGCAGCTATGGCAGCTACGCTCAAAGCCGGACGCTATTTTTGCGGTCAACGACCGGAAGGCCGTCGGCGCCATGCTGGCCATGAAAGAAAAGAATATCCTTCCGGGGAAAGAAGTGGGTGTCATCGGCTTCACCAATGACCCCGTATCGGCCATCATCTCCCCTTCTCTCAGCACTATCGCAGAACCGGCCTTTGAGATTGGCAGGGTAAGTTGCCAGTTGCTGCTGAACCACATCCGGAAAAAAAATTTCATTGCGGAAGAAGTGGTGTTACCGGGGAAGCTGATTGAACGGGAATCGACGCAACGCGTTCGTTAA